One Mobula hypostoma chromosome 5, sMobHyp1.1, whole genome shotgun sequence DNA segment encodes these proteins:
- the LOC134347111 gene encoding gastrula zinc finger protein XlCGF26.1-like isoform X2, whose product MAHQRVHTRERPFNCSDCGKGFTRSSDLQSHQRVHTGEKPFTCSVCGKGFTQSSNLQSHQRVHTGEKPFTCSECGKGFTHSSNLQSHQRIHTGEKPFTCSFCGKGFTQLSSLQSHQRVHTGEKPFTCSDCGKGFTVSSDLLTHQQVHTGEKPFTCSECGKGFTRSSDLRTHQRVHTGEKPFTCSVCGKGFTQSSTLQSHQRVHTGEKPFTCSVCGKGFTQLSNLQSHQRVHTGEKPFTCSECGKGFTRSHTLQRHQRVHTGERPFTCLDCGKGFACSSKLKVHQRDHTGEKPFTCSDCGKGFSESSQLLTHQRVHTGEKLFTCSECGKGFTQSSALRSHQRVHTGEKPFTCSVCGKRFTQSSALQSHQRVHTGEKPYTCSECGKGFTQSSQLLAHQSVHSGEWPFTCSECGKGFTKSSQLLAHQSVHSGEWPFTCSECGKGFTQSSQLLAHQSVHTGERPFTCSVCDKRFSQLSHLQNHQRIHTGEKPFTCSECGKRFTQSSNLQSHQRVHTGEKPFTCSECGKRFTQSSHLLAHQSVHTGKRPFTCTVCEKRFTQLSHLQSHQRVHTGEKPFTCSECGKGFTRSDTLQSHQRVHTGEKPFTCSECGKGFTQSSQLLAHQSVHNG is encoded by the coding sequence atggctcaccagcgagttcacaccagggAGCGGCCGTTCaactgctcggactgtgggaagggattcactcggtcatctgacctacagagtcatcagcgagttcacactggggagaagccgttcacctgctcagtctgtgggaagggattcactcagtcatctaacctacagagtcatcagcgagttcacactggggagaagccgtttacctgctcagaatgtgggaagggattcactcactcatccaacctacagagtcatcagcgaattcacactggggagaagccgttcacctgctcattctgtggaaagggattcactcagttatccagcctacagagtcatcagcgagttcacactggagagaagccattcacctgctcagactgtgggaagggattcacagtGTCATCCGACCTACTGAcccaccagcaagttcacactggggagaagccgttcacctgttcagaatgtgggaagggattcactcggtcatccgacCTACGGactcatcagcgagttcacactggggagaagccgttcacttgctcagtctgtgggaagggattcactcagtcatccaccctacagagtcatcagcgagttcacactggggagaagccattcacctgctcagtctgtgggaagggattcactcagttatccaacctacagagtcatcagcgagttcacactggggagaagccgttcacctgctcagaatgtgggaagggattcactcgatcacaCACCCTACAGaggcaccagcgagttcacactggggagaggccattcacctgcttagactgtgggaagggattcgcttGCTCATCTAAGCTTAAGGTGCATCAGCGAGATCACACTGGagagaaaccattcacctgctcagactgtgggaagggattcagtgaGTCATCTCAACTACTGacccaccagcgagttcacactggggagaagctgttcacttgctcagaatgtgggaagggattcactcagtcatctgccCTAcggagtcatcagcgagttcacactggagagaagccatttacctgctcagtctgtggaaagagattcactcaatcatccgccctacagagtcatcagcgagttcacactggagagaagccgtacacctgctcagaatgtgggaaaggattcactcagtcatcccaactactggcacaccagtcagttcacagtggggagtggccgttcacctgctcagaatgtgggaaaggattcactaagtcatcccaactactggcacaccagtcagttcacagtggggagtggccgttcacgtgctcagaatgtgggaaaggattcactcagtcatcccaactactggcacaccagtcagttcacactggggagaggccgtttacctgctcagtctgtgacaAAAGATTCTCTCAGTTATCCCACCTGCAGAatcatcagcgaattcacactggggagaagccattcacctgctcagaatgtgggaagagattcactcagtcatccaacctacaaagtcatcagcgagttcacactggggagaagccgttcacttgctcagaatgtgggaaacgattcactcagtcatcccacctactggcacaccagtcagttcacacagggaagaggccgttcacctgcacagtctgtgagaagagattcactcagttatcccacctgcagagtcatcagcgagttcacactggggagaagccgttcacctgttcagaatgtgggaagggattcactcgatcagacaccctacagagtcatcagcgagttcacactggggagaagccgttcacctgctcagaatgtgggaaaggattcactcagtcatcccaactactggcacaccagtcagttcacaatgGGTAG